In Methylobacterium sp. WL1, the sequence ACCCTGCTCAGCTCCGGCGGCAACGCGGAAGCCGCGGGGGACGCGCGCTTCCTCCTGCTGGGCCTGCTCGACCTCGACGTGCGCGACCTCCTTCTCGACGGGGACCGGATTCTCGACGCGCAGGCTGGCGACGCCCTCGACGCGGCTTTCGCGCGGCGGCTCGCCGGCGAGCCCGTGGCCCGCATCCTGGGCGCCTGGGAGTTCTGGGGCCTGCCATTCAGGCTGGCGCCCGAAACCCTGGTTCCGCGTCCCGATACCGAGACCCTGGTGGCGGCGGCGCTCGCCTGCGCTCCGGACCGGGCGGCACCACTCCGGTGCCTCGACCTCGGCACCGGCTCTGGCTGTATCCTGGTGGCGCTCCTGAGCGAGCTGCCGCAGGCCAACGGGCTCGGCCTCGACCGGTCACCGGCAGCCCTGCGCATCGCCCGGCACAACGCGGTCGCCAACGGGGTCGGCGGCCGGGCGGCCTTCGCGGCGGGGGATTGGTGCGACGCCCTCCGGGGCGGCTTCGACCTTGTGGTTTCGAACCCGCCCTACATCGTCCGCCACGTCATCCAGCACCTCGACCGGGACGTGCGGCTGCACGATCCCCACGCCGCTCTCGATGGTGGGCCGGATGGGCTCGACGCCTACAGACGGATCCTCGATGGGGTCCGGGACGCCGCGCTGCTGGCGCCGGGCGGACGGCTGCTGCTCGAGATCGGGTACGATCAGGCCGAGGCGGTGCGAACGCTTGGACGCGGTGCCGGCTACGCCGACCTGGGGCTCAGGCGCGATCTGGCGGGCCACGATCGCGTCCTGACATTCGGCCTTCCATTCGGCCACACGGATGCCTAGATCCGCGACGACGATCGGTGGGCTGAGAAAATGCTTGTTGCATCTCCCGGGGAACGCTAGAGTCCGTTTGAAGGTCGCGAACGGTTCGTTAAGACGGACGATTATACGGTCGGCAACGATCGCAGGTCCCCGCCCGGTTCGCTGATCCCCCGTATTGTTGGACTTGAGCGCGCGTGCGACTGCGCGTCAGTTCGACAACACTCGAACCTGACAATCGACTGGTTTCTGGCGTCTGTGCCCGGACGCGCGGTGCGAGGGATGGTCAGGCGAACGCGCGGACCGTGAGGCGGTCGACCGTGCGGCTTCACCGGGTGCATTTGGCCGGAGCGCGTCTGAAGATCGACGCCGGACGCCCCGAAGAACGTCGTTTGCGTGAACGAGGGTCACTGAAGACCGATGAGACCAAACCAGAATCGACGGATGCGCGGCCGTAACCGGCCGAAAGGTCCGAATCCGCTGACGCGCTCTTACGAATCCAACGGCCCCGACGTCAAAATCCGCGGCACGGCGCAACACATCGCCGACAAGTACGCGCAGCTCGCCCGCGACGCGCAGGCGGCCGGCGATCCCGTAGCGGCCGAAAACTATTTCCAGCACGGCGAACACTATTTCCGGATCGTATCCGGCGCCCAGGAGCAGACTCGGCCGACGAATACCGGTGGATATGCCAGCCGCGCCTACGACGACGAGATGGACGAGGGTGACGACGAGGGCCAGGGCAACGGCGCGTCGCAGAACGGCCAGCCCTACAATGGCTACGACGACGGCGACCCGGGTCAGCAGCCCCAGCCCTACGAGATGCGGCAGGACCTGAACCAGCAGCAGGACGGTCGTCAGCAGCAGGGCCGCGATCGCTTCCAGAACCGGGACCAGCGGCGCTTCGACAACAATGGTCGCCAGGATTACCGGCGCCAGGATCAGCCCCGGCAGGATTACCAGCGGCAGGATTCCCCGCGGCAGGACTATCAGCAGCGTCCCGACTACCGGCAGGATCGGCAGGACACCCGCCAGGATAATCGGCAGGACAGCCGGCAAGAGAACCGCCAAGACACCCGCCAGGACGGACGGCAGGATTACGGCCGCCAGGATTACCGGCAGGAGACGCGCCAGGAGACACGGCAGGACGCCCGCGGCGATCAGAACCGCTACGAGTCCGGCCGGTCCGAGACCGCGCGTGCGGAGCCCCGGCAGCAGGAGAGCCGCCAGGAAACTCGCCAGGACGCCCGCCAGGACGCCCGCCAGGATACCCGCTCCGACGAGCGTCAGCCGCGCCGGAGCGAACCCAGGGGCGAGGCGGTCGCTCGCAGCGAGACGCCCCGTCAGGCCGAGCCCGCGCCCGTCGCGAGCGTCGCCGCGAGGCCGCTCCGGCTCCGGTCACGGCGGAGGATCCGGCGAGCCTGCCGGCGTTCCTGATGACGCCGCCCCGTCCGGTGGCGGCCACGACTCCCGTCGAGCAGCCGGCGGTCCCGGCCCCGAGGCCGCAGCCGAGGAGGCGCCCGTGAAGCCGCGCCGCCGTCGCCGGCCGCGCTTCGAGGGAATCGCCCCGGAAGAGGGCGAGGCCCGCGCACCCGCCGAGGACGCCCCGACCGAGTGAGGCGGAACGCCGACGCCACCTGAGAAAGCCGTCCCGGGACACCGGGGCGGCTTTTTGCATGGGTCATGCTGGTCGGTTGGCACCCTCAGTTGATGATCGCTCTCCATCGTCGCGCGCGCTGAAGCAGTCCAGTGAGGCGCCACTTTCGCGAATCATGTGATGCCCTGGCTTGCTTCGCTCCGCTCGCAACGACGGTGAGCGGGGACTGTCGGCTCGCAAACGGATCAGGCCCGGGCGGCCCGCCAGTCCGGGTAGGCATGGATCTGGTGGATCAGCCGGTGGCGTCGGCCGATTTCGCCGAACGGCGCGATCTCCCAGTCCCAAACCTGGACTGGCGGCGGCAGAGCCACCCCGAACATCAGGTCTAGGCTGTCGGTCACCCGCCCGGCCCGGTCCTCCACACGCTGCACGATGTCGGTGACCAGGCAGACCCGCGCGGTCCCGGATGCGAGCCGGTCCAGGGCCGCGAGATGAGTCTCGACGATCTGGGTGCCCAGTTGCGGCGGCGCCTCACGGCCCCGCGCTTCGTGAGCTTCGATCGGAACGATCGGGAGCTGCGACAGCAGGTTGGCCGACACGATCAGGTCGGCGGACGCACAGACCTCGGCAAGGCCTGGATCGCCCAAGCCCGCGCTGATCTCCGCGGTCACCAGGGCGACGTTGCGGTGTCGGCGGGCGGTGAGCCGTGCCGGCCAGGGATGGACGGCGTCCACCAGAGACACCCGGTCGAACAGGTCCGCGAGGGCCTTGAGCGGGACGTCGTCAAGGAGCCCGGACCCGAGCACCACCACCGACCCGCGCCCGGCCGTCGCCTCGGCGGCGGCGATGATCACGCCGCGCGCCCGGGTCAGGTGCGGCGCCCAGGCCGCGCGGCAGCGGCGGGACCGGGCGTGGAGACGGCCGCTCTGGCGGACATAGCCGAGGCGGCGCAGGCGCAACGGCGCGGGATTGACCAGCGACAGCGCCCACTCGAACAGCATCGGGGGAGGTTCAGGCCTCGTCGGCCGCCGCGGCCGCCCGCGCCGCGACGCTGCGATAGCCAGTCGCGAGCACGTAGAGCTCGCTGGAATCGGACCGGCTTGCCGCCGGCTTCACGTGGCGCACCGCCGTGAAGTCTCGCTTCAGGTCGGCCAGCAGGGCGTTCTCTGTGCCGCCCTGCAGCACCTTGGCGAGGTAGGCGCCGCCTGGGGCCAGGATCTCGCGGGCGAACTCGGCCGCGGTCTCGGCCAGGCCGATGATCCGCAGGTGGTCGGTCTTCTTGTGACCGGTGGCGTTGGCGGCCATGTCGGACAGGACGAGGTCGGCCGGGCCGCCGAGCAGCGTGGTCAGCTTCACCGGTGCCTCGGGATCCAGGAAGTCGAGGGTGATGAACTCGACGTTCGGCATCGGCTCGATCTCAAGGAGGTCGATGCCGACGACGCGGCCCGTCGTCCCCACGATCCGGGCCGCCACCTGCGACCAGCCGCCCGGCGCTGCCCCGAGGTCGACCACCCGCTGGCCGGGCTTGAGCAGCTTGTAGCGCTCATCGATCTCGATGAGCTTGTAGGCCGCGCGGGAGCGATAGCCCTCGCGCTTGGCCCGGGCCACATAGGGATCGTTGAGCTGGCGCTCCAGCCACCGCTTCTGCGACAGCGTCCGGCCGCGGCCGGTCTTCACCCGCTGCTTCAGGTCGCCGC encodes:
- the prmC gene encoding peptide chain release factor N(5)-glutamine methyltransferase, which encodes MIAGTSRGLSRREALRRGTTLLSSGGNAEAAGDARFLLLGLLDLDVRDLLLDGDRILDAQAGDALDAAFARRLAGEPVARILGAWEFWGLPFRLAPETLVPRPDTETLVAAALACAPDRAAPLRCLDLGTGSGCILVALLSELPQANGLGLDRSPAALRIARHNAVANGVGGRAAFAAGDWCDALRGGFDLVVSNPPYIVRHVIQHLDRDVRLHDPHAALDGGPDGLDAYRRILDGVRDAALLAPGGRLLLEIGYDQAEAVRTLGRGAGYADLGLRRDLAGHDRVLTFGLPFGHTDA
- a CDS encoding DUF4167 domain-containing protein, with translation MRGRNRPKGPNPLTRSYESNGPDVKIRGTAQHIADKYAQLARDAQAAGDPVAAENYFQHGEHYFRIVSGAQEQTRPTNTGGYASRAYDDEMDEGDDEGQGNGASQNGQPYNGYDDGDPGQQPQPYEMRQDLNQQQDGRQQQGRDRFQNRDQRRFDNNGRQDYRRQDQPRQDYQRQDSPRQDYQQRPDYRQDRQDTRQDNRQDSRQENRQDTRQDGRQDYGRQDYRQETRQETRQDARGDQNRYESGRSETARAEPRQQESRQETRQDARQDARQDTRSDERQPRRSEPRGEAVARSETPRQAEPAPVASVAARPLRLRSRRRIRRACRRS
- a CDS encoding RlmE family RNA methyltransferase; translation: MTDRRGGAGSTGGVRGDLKQRVKTGRGRTLSQKRWLERQLNDPYVARAKREGYRSRAAYKLIEIDERYKLLKPGQRVVDLGAAPGGWSQVAARIVGTTGRVVGIDLLEIEPMPNVEFITLDFLDPEAPVKLTTLLGGPADLVLSDMAANATGHKKTDHLRIIGLAETAAEFAREILAPGGAYLAKVLQGGTENALLADLKRDFTAVRHVKPAASRSDSSELYVLATGYRSVAARAAAAADEA